Part of the Kitasatospora sp. NBC_00374 genome is shown below.
TGTCCGCGCCGAGCCGCACCGGCCCGAGCCGCCAGGTCTCCTCCCGTTCCGGCACGGCGGGCGGCGGCGCGTCGAACAGCAGCACACCGCCCGGGACGAGGGCGCGCGCCAGCGCCCGGAAGGCGGCTCGGCGGTCGGCCGGTTCCAGGACGGCGACGAGGTTCGCGGCGACCGCCAGGTCGGCGACCTCCCGCAGGCCGCAGGCGGCGACGGTCGCGGCGTGGACGGTGGTCCGGGCGCGCTCGTCCGCACCGAGGCGGGCAAGCCTGGCCAGCAGACCGGCCCGCATCGCGGCCGACGGCTCGACCGCGTGCACCGGGACGGCGGCCGCGCCGACCAGGACCTCGGTGACGATGCCGGTGCCCGCGCCGGCATCCACGATCGCCAGGCGGGCGTCCCGGGCCGGCCCGGCGAACCGCCGCAGGGCCGCACGTCGGTCGCCGTCGGCCTGCAGCAGGTCGTAGAACTCGGCCGAGACGGCGTACTCGGGCTCCCGCCCGCCGGCGGCGTTCACCGGACGCGCCCGAGGGCGCTGTCGGCAACGGCCCGGACGGGCCCCGCCGCCCGGGCGGGCGTGCGGCGCCGGCCGGCGCCGGCCGGGGTGCCGTCGATGGCGGTTCGTGCGGCGGCCGTCATCGGTGCCTCCCTCCCGGCCGGGCGGCCGGCCGCCCGCGCCTCAGTGATGGTGGGCGGGGTGTCTGGCCCGCCAGGCGAGCGAGGGGCCGGGGCCGTTGTCGGCGGCGGCGATCAGCAGGCCACCGCACATCGAGACGTTCTTGAGGAACTGGACGCGCTGCAGGGCCCGCTCCCGGTCGTCCTCGGCCTCCCAGAACCGGTGGCAGGCCAAGGTCGCCGGGACCAGTGTGACGGCCAGCGCGAGGGCGGCGGTCCGCGGAACGCGGCCGAACGCCAGCAGGGTGCCCGCCGTGACCTGGGCCGCCGCGGTGAGACGGACGGCGCCCCGGACAGTCGCGGGCACACCCAGCAGGCCGGTGAGCGAACGCACCACCGGCTCGGCGGCGGGCGCCGCGCGCTCGGGATCTCGCAGCGCGCCGGCTCCCCCGTACAGGAACATCGTGGCCAGCAGGGGACGGGCGCATGTTCTCATGATGGACATACCGGACGTCTGTCCCGCCAGTGCCGGACCAATATCCGGTGGACGGATCCGGGTCAGTGGCCGAGCCGGTGCACGAACCCGTGCCGCCGCCGCGCCGGTTCCGGGGCGGGCTCCCCACCCCGGTCCGCATCCGGACCAACGGCCGGATCCACATCCGGCTGCACGGCAGGATCGGCCGCCGGGTCCACCGCCCGGGCGTAGGCCGGGCCGCGCGCCGCGGCCGTCGCCCTGGCCGCGCGCAGTTCCGCCGTCCGGCGGCGGGTCCGGCGCGCGCCGGCGAGGGCGAGCAGGCACCCGAGCCCGAACAGCAGGGTCAGTGCGATGCCCGCGAGGAAGATCGCGAGGCTGCTCATGGTGACGAGCTCACCACCGAACACGGTCACCGTGTAGTCGGCTCCGCCGTCGAGGTTGCCGGCGATCAGCAGTCCGGTGAACGCTCCGGTCGCCGCCAGCAGCAGGACTCCGAGAATCAGCATGCGGGAGTCTCCTTCCGGGAGGTCTCCTGCCGCGTCTGCCCGGCCCGCGCCGGACGACCCGCCTCGACCACGCCCGATCGGGACGGATCCGGCGCGGGCCGGCTCTCACCGGTGGCTGCTGGGCGTCTGTCCGCCGCTGTCCAGACCGCCGTTGTCCAGCGCCGCACGGATCCACTCGTCGAGGTCCGCCCGGTACTGCTCGCCCCCGGACGGCACACCGGCGAAGCTGCGCCGGAGGAACTCCTGCAGGCCCGCGCACCCGGCCCGCAGTACCGCCGTCGAACCGTCCACACCGCGCAGGATCAACAGGACGTGCTGGTGGCCCGCCTCGGGTTCGATCAGTACGTCGCCGTAGCCGGCCGGGACGTCCAGGCCCTCGGCGAGCAAGTCGCGGGAGAAGGTCCAGTGCTCCGAGATACCGGGCTCGACGTCGAAGTCGACGTGCACGGCGAACGGGTCACCGCAGTCGTAGCGCCAGGTCGACCGGACGGGCAGCCGGACGGCGTCCGGGAGCAGGAGTTCGGCGGTGACGGCGGTCGTCACCCGGGTACGCGTAGTCATCTGGTGCCGACTCCTTCCGGCGGCCGGCAGGCCGCGCCGTGGACGAACAGCGTCATGCGGCCTCGTGTGCCCGGCCGGCCTGCGGCGAAACAGCCCGGCCGCCGAGCCCTTACCCTGCAGGTGGCGGCCCTCTCGCCACCCGGACCCGGCCTTCTCCGAGGGCCCGGCCCTCTTCGAAGGACGTACCGCATGGACTTCGACACCGTCGCGGACGAGCTGTACGCGCTGCCGCCGGCGGAGTTCACCGCCGCCCGCGACACCGCCGCGGGACTGGCCCGGAAGCAGGGCGACCGGGAGCTGGCCGCCCGGGTCCGCAAGCTGCGGCGGCCGACCGGGGGCGCCTGGCTGGCCAATCTCCTGGTCCGCTCCCACCCCGAGGAGATCGGCCCCCTGCTGGAGCTGGGCCGGGCCCTGCGCGCGGCCCAGAGCGACCACGCGGGGGCCCGTCTGCGCGAGCTCTCCTCCCGCCGCCACCACCTGGTCACGGCGCTCACCGCCCGGGCCCGCCGGACGGCGACCGAGGCCGGCCACAGCCCCGGCGAGCCCGCGCTGCGCGAACTGGAGCAGACCCTGCGGTCCGTCCTGGCGGACGGCGACGCGGCCGAGTCCTTCGCCGCGGGCCACCTCGCCACGGCCCTCGACGCCACCGCGCCCCTGCCCGAACCCGTCCCCGCCCTCGAACCCACACCCGCACCCGCCGTCCCCGAACCCGAACCGGCCGCCGCCACCGAGCCGCGCAGAACGGCCCCCCGGGCGGCGCAGGCCGCCGTACGGACCGCGGAGCGGGAGGCCGCGCAGGCCGCGGACGCCCTGGAACTCCGCACCGCCGAACACCGGAGCGCCGCCGCACGGGTCCGGCGCAGCGCCCGGCGCCTGGCCGACGCCGAACAGGCCCATCGCGAGGCCGAACGGGCCGAAGCCGAGTGCGCCACCGCCCTCGCCGCCGCCGAGCGGCGGGCCGCGCAGACCCGCGCCGAGGCCGACCGGCTACGCCGACGGACCTGACCTCAGGCCCTGTCCCGTCGGACGCGGCTGACCGCGCACGCGCGCGACCCGCGCCGCGGGCGCGGGGTCACCGGCCGGATCGCCGTCGCCGGGCGACCAGGCCACCCGCCGCGACCAGGACGGCCGCCCAGCTCAGGGCGAGCACCACCAGCCCCGCCACCGACGGCTCGCGGACACTCACCACGAGGAAGCCGGCTGCCCAGGCCAGCAGCCAGATCAGGGTGGACAGCCGGACCGCGCAGACCGCCAGGCGGCTTCGCACCAGCCATCCCGCGCGCATGGTGCTCAGCCGTTTCTCGAGGCGGGCGTCGGTCCTCAGGTCGGCCTCGATCGACGCCAGGATCTGTCGCTCGTGCCCGGACATTGCAGGTCCGTCCATCGTCGCCACCTCCGCGCTTCGCCGGCGACGGGTCTCTCTGCTCCGGCGAGTGCCCCGTGGACGGCGGTTCCAATCCTTCGGTGCGAGCATGGGTCGGACGGGATCGGCCCGGGCATACGCTCGGTGGTGGGGCGACGACCGAGGAGGCACGGATGGGCGAGAGCCTGGCACTGGACGTCGAACGGATCAGCAAGGAGGCCTTGCGCACGATGGCCGCCGGTCCGGCGGCCGGTGCGTCCGGGCTCGACAGGGAGCGCGTGGTCAGCGTCCTCAACGACGTGGTCGCGACCGAGGTGGTCGGCTGGCTGCGCTACACCCGGCACGCGATCACGGCCAGGCGGATCGACCGGCCCGAGGTGAGCGAGCTGTTCGACCTCCGGGCCGAGCAGGCGATGCGGCACGCCACGGCGGTGGCGGAGCGGATCACCCGGCTGGGCGGCCGGCCGGCCTTCGACCCCGACACCCTCGCGCAGCGCGCCCACACCGACTACTCGGTGGCCGACGACCCGGCGATCAGGCAGATGCTGGA
Proteins encoded:
- a CDS encoding DoxX family protein; this translates as MSIMRTCARPLLATMFLYGGAGALRDPERAAPAAEPVVRSLTGLLGVPATVRGAVRLTAAAQVTAGTLLAFGRVPRTAALALAVTLVPATLACHRFWEAEDDRERALQRVQFLKNVSMCGGLLIAAADNGPGPSLAWRARHPAHHH
- a CDS encoding class I SAM-dependent methyltransferase, with amino-acid sequence MNAAGGREPEYAVSAEFYDLLQADGDRRAALRRFAGPARDARLAIVDAGAGTGIVTEVLVGAAAVPVHAVEPSAAMRAGLLARLARLGADERARTTVHAATVAACGLREVADLAVAANLVAVLEPADRRAAFRALARALVPGGVLLFDAPPPAVPEREETWRLGPVRLGADSYCAQVTSTPDRGIVRLCFAYRVERDGVLLREAREGFDLWPVAPAVLGDELAEAGFEPVTAPDRDLVAARRGGG
- a CDS encoding SsgA family sporulation/cell division regulator encodes the protein MTTRTRVTTAVTAELLLPDAVRLPVRSTWRYDCGDPFAVHVDFDVEPGISEHWTFSRDLLAEGLDVPAGYGDVLIEPEAGHQHVLLILRGVDGSTAVLRAGCAGLQEFLRRSFAGVPSGGEQYRADLDEWIRAALDNGGLDSGGQTPSSHR
- a CDS encoding ferritin-like domain-containing protein; translated protein: MGESLALDVERISKEALRTMAAGPAAGASGLDRERVVSVLNDVVATEVVGWLRYTRHAITARRIDRPEVSELFDLRAEQAMRHATAVAERITRLGGRPAFDPDTLAQRAHTDYSVADDPAIRQMLEQNVQASEIAVAAYREITRWLGDRDGDSRRLMESLVADELQYGRALGALLTG